In a single window of the Rhizobiaceae bacterium genome:
- a CDS encoding MATE family efflux transporter, which produces MLALAWPMILTNLAQVAMTATDVAIIGRLGPDALAAGALGSNLYFAALICGLGLAYATAPMMAAELGRKRHSVRDVRRTVRQGLWLSVLVSIPLWIVLWNGEAILLAMGQQPELAAQAGIYLRYLQWAILPFYGYIVLRSFISALERPGWALAVMVVAVILNALGNWALVFGHFGFPALGIAGSGIATTIASIFMFAGLAVVTIFERRFRRYHLFGRFWRSDWPRLIALLRLGAPISGILAFEVTIFNAAAFLMGLIDPVQLAAHAVALQIASVTFMVPLGIGQAATVRVGLAYGARDPQGVTLAGWTAYAIGVSFMALMALVMLAFPRILISAFIDISDPANAAVVAYAITFLTFAAMFQIADGAQAVGAGMLRGIQDTKVPMLYAATGYWGVGLPLGALLAFHFGFQGAGIWLGLVLGLAVVAVLLLYRWLRRGSLLLLHKQIV; this is translated from the coding sequence ATGCTCGCGCTTGCGTGGCCGATGATCCTGACGAATCTGGCGCAGGTCGCCATGACGGCGACAGACGTGGCGATCATTGGGCGGCTCGGCCCGGATGCCCTTGCCGCCGGCGCGCTCGGCTCCAACCTCTATTTCGCCGCGCTGATCTGCGGCCTGGGCCTGGCCTATGCCACGGCGCCCATGATGGCCGCCGAACTCGGACGCAAGCGGCATTCCGTGCGCGATGTGCGTCGCACGGTGCGGCAGGGTCTGTGGCTTTCGGTGCTGGTGTCGATCCCGCTCTGGATCGTGCTCTGGAACGGCGAAGCCATTCTACTTGCTATGGGCCAGCAGCCGGAACTCGCCGCGCAGGCAGGCATCTACTTGCGCTACCTGCAATGGGCGATCCTGCCCTTCTATGGCTACATTGTGCTGCGGTCTTTCATCTCCGCGCTGGAGCGCCCGGGCTGGGCGCTGGCGGTCATGGTCGTCGCGGTGATCCTGAACGCACTCGGCAACTGGGCGCTGGTGTTCGGCCATTTCGGCTTTCCGGCGCTTGGCATCGCCGGTTCCGGCATCGCGACCACCATCGCATCGATCTTCATGTTCGCGGGGCTGGCCGTCGTGACGATTTTCGAGCGGCGGTTTCGGCGCTACCACCTCTTCGGTCGCTTCTGGCGCTCCGACTGGCCCCGATTGATCGCCCTTCTGAGGCTAGGTGCACCGATATCCGGCATCCTCGCCTTTGAGGTGACGATCTTCAATGCCGCCGCCTTCCTGATGGGGCTGATCGACCCGGTGCAGCTTGCCGCCCATGCCGTCGCGCTGCAAATCGCCTCGGTCACATTCATGGTGCCGCTGGGCATCGGCCAGGCGGCAACGGTGCGCGTCGGGCTTGCCTATGGTGCGCGCGATCCGCAAGGCGTCACCCTTGCGGGTTGGACCGCCTACGCGATCGGGGTTTCATTCATGGCTCTGATGGCGCTGGTCATGCTGGCGTTTCCCAGGATACTGATTTCCGCCTTCATCGACATTTCCGACCCCGCAAACGCGGCTGTCGTTGCCTATGCAATCACCTTCCTGACATTTGCGGCAATGTTCCAGATTGCCGACGGTGCGCAGGCCGTTGGCGCGGGGATGTTGCGGGGCATTCAGGACACGAAAGTGCCGATGCTCTATGCCGCAACAGGCTATTGGGGAGTCGGCCTGCCGCTTGGCGCGCTGCTCGCCTTCCATTTTGGCTTCCAGGGCGCAGGAATCTGGCTTGGCCTGGTTCTCGGACTTGCGGTCGTGGCCGTGCTGTTGCTCTATCGCTGGCTGCGGCGTGGTTCCCTGCTTCTCTTGCACAAGCAGATTGTTTGA
- the pncB gene encoding nicotinate phosphoribosyltransferase, with protein MPTTDIARRVYDHAWKLDPIIRSLLDTDFYKLLMLQMIWGMYPKVDATFSLINRTTRVKLAKEIDEEELRDQLDHARTLRITKKEMIWLAGNTFYGRKQIFEPEFLAWLENFQLPEYRLERVGDQYELEFPGPWMYTSMWEIPALAIINELRSRSAMKHFGQFELDVLYARAKAKMWDKTERLKKLPGIRISDFGTRRRHSFLWQRWCVEALKEGIGDAFTGTSNVLLAMDTDLEALGTNAHELPMVYAALADNDEDLKKSPYRVLQDWQRYYGGNLLIVLPDAFGTDAFLRDAPDWVADWTGFRPDSAPPIEGGERIIRWWREKNVDPRKKLLIFSDGLDVDTIIQTYKHFQGKVRMTFGWGTNLTNDFEGCAPTSTDRLDAISLVCKVTEANGRPAVKLSDNPEKATGDAKEIKRYIRLFGESGRVRQKVWV; from the coding sequence ATGCCCACCACCGACATTGCCCGCAGGGTTTACGATCACGCCTGGAAGCTCGATCCGATCATTCGCAGCCTGCTCGACACGGATTTCTACAAGCTGCTGATGCTCCAGATGATCTGGGGGATGTATCCGAAGGTCGATGCCACCTTTTCGCTCATCAACCGCACCACGCGGGTCAAGCTCGCCAAGGAGATCGACGAGGAGGAACTGCGCGATCAGCTCGATCACGCGCGCACGCTGCGCATCACCAAGAAGGAAATGATCTGGCTTGCCGGCAACACTTTCTATGGCCGCAAGCAGATTTTCGAGCCAGAGTTCCTGGCCTGGCTTGAGAATTTCCAACTGCCCGAATACCGGCTTGAGCGCGTCGGCGACCAGTACGAACTGGAATTTCCGGGGCCGTGGATGTACACCTCCATGTGGGAAATACCGGCGCTCGCGATCATCAACGAGCTGCGCTCCCGCTCCGCCATGAAGCATTTCGGCCAGTTCGAGCTTGATGTGCTCTATGCCCGCGCCAAGGCGAAGATGTGGGACAAGACCGAGCGTTTGAAGAAATTGCCGGGCATCAGGATATCGGATTTCGGCACCCGCCGCCGGCACAGTTTCCTTTGGCAGCGCTGGTGCGTGGAAGCGCTGAAGGAAGGCATCGGCGATGCCTTCACCGGCACCAGCAATGTGCTCTTGGCCATGGACACAGATCTGGAGGCCCTCGGCACGAACGCCCACGAACTTCCGATGGTCTATGCCGCGCTTGCCGACAATGACGAGGACCTTAAGAAGTCGCCCTATCGCGTGCTTCAGGACTGGCAACGCTATTATGGCGGCAATCTGCTCATCGTCCTGCCGGACGCTTTCGGCACGGATGCTTTTCTCCGCGACGCGCCCGACTGGGTGGCGGACTGGACCGGCTTCCGGCCCGACAGCGCGCCGCCCATCGAAGGCGGGGAGCGCATCATCCGCTGGTGGCGGGAAAAGAATGTCGATCCCAGGAAAAAGCTGCTCATTTTCTCGGACGGCCTCGACGTGGACACCATCATACAGACCTACAAGCATTTCCAGGGCAAGGTGCGCATGACCTTCGGCTGGGGCACCAACCTCACCAATGATTTTGAAGGCTGCGCGCCGACATCGACGGACCGGCTGGATGCGATCTCGCTGGTCTGCAAGGTCACTGAGGCAAATGGCCGTCCGGCGGTCAAATTGTCCGACAACCCGGAAAAAGCGACCGGCGACGCCAAAGAGATCAAGCGCTACATACGCCTGTTCGGAGAGAGCGGTCGGGTCAGGCAGAAGGTCTGGGTGTGA
- a CDS encoding sodium:proton antiporter: MAFAKISIALLAALLVQSAPAFAAEALPGEIMPLWWGLPFAGILLSIATGPLLYPHFWEHHYGKITLGWTLLVVVALFFNFGASSTTEAILHAVLLEYLPFIILLFALFTIAGGIVVTGNIHGTPATNVLLLVIGALLASVVGTTGASMIMIHPMIRANDNRPFNAHVIVFFIFLVSNIGGSLTPLGDPPLFVGFLRGVDFFWTTQHLLFETLFVAAVVLGTFVVIDVILHIREEGLPKIKDPTPDSRVGLRGLINVPLLACVIGAILMSASWKPGVEFDIGGVHVELQNILRDIIILCAALASFLLTPGSLRSANRFSWGPILEVAKLFAGIFIAIVPVVAILKAGTGGALSSLVALVTGPDGQPNDLAYFWLTGVLSSFLDNAPTYLVFFELAGGDPQHLMTDYASTLAAISSGAVFMGANTYIGNAPNFMVYAIARGRGIAMPSFFGYMLWSGAILVPVFLMASYLFFM, encoded by the coding sequence ATGGCCTTTGCAAAAATCTCGATTGCGCTCCTTGCGGCGCTGCTGGTTCAATCGGCTCCGGCTTTTGCCGCGGAAGCGTTGCCCGGCGAGATCATGCCGCTCTGGTGGGGCCTGCCCTTTGCCGGCATCCTCCTGTCCATTGCCACGGGGCCTCTCCTTTACCCACATTTCTGGGAGCACCACTACGGCAAGATCACGCTCGGCTGGACGCTTCTCGTCGTTGTCGCCTTGTTCTTCAACTTTGGGGCTTCGTCCACGACCGAGGCGATCCTTCACGCGGTCCTGCTCGAATATTTGCCGTTCATCATCCTGCTCTTCGCGCTTTTCACCATTGCCGGCGGCATCGTGGTGACGGGAAACATTCACGGGACACCCGCGACCAATGTGCTGCTGCTGGTGATCGGAGCCCTGCTTGCATCGGTAGTCGGCACGACGGGCGCATCGATGATCATGATCCACCCGATGATCCGCGCAAACGACAATCGGCCGTTCAACGCCCATGTCATCGTGTTCTTCATCTTCCTTGTCTCGAATATTGGCGGCTCGCTGACGCCACTCGGCGATCCGCCGCTTTTCGTCGGCTTCCTGCGCGGTGTGGATTTCTTCTGGACCACGCAGCACCTGTTGTTTGAAACGCTGTTCGTGGCGGCTGTCGTGCTCGGCACGTTCGTCGTGATCGACGTGATCCTGCATATTCGTGAGGAAGGCCTGCCAAAGATCAAGGATCCGACCCCGGATTCACGCGTCGGACTTCGGGGCCTGATCAATGTGCCCCTCCTTGCCTGTGTCATCGGCGCGATCCTGATGTCGGCAAGCTGGAAGCCGGGCGTGGAATTTGACATTGGCGGGGTGCATGTGGAGCTTCAAAACATCCTGCGTGACATCATTATTCTCTGTGCGGCGCTAGCGTCATTCCTGCTCACGCCCGGGAGCCTTCGCTCCGCCAACCGATTCTCCTGGGGTCCGATACTGGAGGTTGCAAAGCTTTTCGCGGGGATATTCATCGCGATCGTTCCGGTGGTCGCCATTCTCAAGGCGGGTACGGGCGGCGCACTATCGAGCCTCGTTGCACTGGTCACCGGCCCGGATGGCCAGCCCAACGACCTTGCCTATTTCTGGCTGACAGGCGTTCTTTCGTCATTCCTCGACAATGCACCGACCTATCTCGTGTTCTTCGAGCTGGCGGGAGGCGACCCGCAGCACCTCATGACGGACTACGCCTCGACGCTCGCGGCAATCTCGTCCGGCGCGGTGTTCATGGGCGCGAATACCTATATCGGAAACGCGCCTAATTTCATGGTCTACGCCATTGCGCGCGGGCGCGGAATCGCCATGCCGAGCTTCTTCGGCTACATGCTCTGGTCAGGCGCCATCCTCGTTCCGGTTTTCCTGATGGCAAGCTATCTGTTCTTCATGTGA
- a CDS encoding FAD-dependent oxidoreductase: MAKGVVIVGTGHAGVQAAASLREEGYEGPVILVGEENELPYHKPPLSKTFIKDDAAGPQILRAESFYTSHEIDLRLGRRITGIEPGRLAVESGDALEFDHAILALGARPRILDLPGAEFGGIMSLRDIADARRIREAAHDAEDVVVLGGGFIGLEIAATLHTGGRRVTVVEAQPRVLGRGVAAIIGAHVHRRLEASGVRILTSTSIERIEGEARHASGVVTSSGERLPAQLVIVGIGVVPNVELAAAAGIAVGNGIKVDGAMRTSAEGILAIGDCVNFRHWMTGTEVRLESVQNATDQARRAAKTVLGHPGEYDAVPWFWSDIGDMKLQMVGLVGREDRHVIAGSQEDNRFAVFHFAGDHLTAIETVNRPADHMIGRRILATEFSPDFDVLTANPDGLKAAFAEWQMKK, translated from the coding sequence ATGGCGAAGGGCGTGGTAATCGTCGGAACCGGGCACGCAGGTGTGCAGGCTGCCGCCAGCCTGCGCGAGGAAGGCTATGAAGGTCCTGTCATTCTCGTGGGCGAAGAGAATGAATTGCCCTATCACAAGCCTCCGCTTTCCAAGACGTTCATCAAGGACGACGCGGCAGGACCGCAGATCCTGCGCGCGGAGAGCTTCTATACATCGCACGAAATCGATCTTCGCCTCGGACGACGCATCACCGGGATCGAGCCGGGCAGACTGGCAGTCGAGAGTGGCGACGCGCTGGAGTTCGACCACGCAATTCTTGCGCTGGGCGCGCGGCCACGCATTCTGGATCTGCCGGGGGCCGAGTTTGGTGGCATCATGTCGCTTCGCGATATTGCCGACGCGCGGCGCATTCGCGAGGCGGCACACGACGCCGAAGATGTCGTGGTGCTCGGAGGCGGCTTCATCGGCCTCGAAATCGCTGCCACGCTTCACACCGGCGGACGGCGTGTCACGGTGGTTGAGGCGCAGCCCCGCGTGCTGGGGCGCGGCGTCGCAGCGATCATCGGCGCGCATGTGCACAGGCGGCTCGAAGCCAGCGGCGTGCGCATCCTCACGTCGACTTCCATCGAGCGCATTGAAGGCGAGGCAAGACATGCATCCGGGGTCGTTACTTCAAGCGGCGAGCGCCTGCCCGCGCAACTCGTCATCGTCGGCATCGGGGTGGTTCCGAACGTCGAGCTTGCGGCAGCGGCAGGAATTGCTGTCGGGAACGGAATCAAGGTCGACGGAGCCATGCGGACATCGGCGGAGGGCATCCTTGCCATCGGCGACTGCGTCAATTTCCGGCACTGGATGACGGGCACGGAGGTGCGGCTTGAATCCGTGCAGAATGCAACGGACCAGGCGCGCCGCGCCGCGAAAACCGTGCTCGGGCATCCCGGCGAATATGATGCGGTGCCGTGGTTCTGGTCGGATATCGGCGACATGAAACTGCAAATGGTCGGTCTGGTCGGGCGTGAAGACAGGCATGTCATTGCCGGCTCGCAGGAGGACAACAGGTTTGCGGTGTTCCATTTCGCGGGCGATCACCTGACCGCAATCGAGACAGTCAACCGCCCTGCCGACCACATGATCGGCAGACGCATACTTGCGACCGAGTTCTCACCCGATTTCGATGTGTTGACCGCCAACCCCGATGGGCTGAAGGCCGCTTTTGCCGAATGGCAAATGAAAAAGTGA
- a CDS encoding branched-chain amino acid ABC transporter permease: protein MAFGPHFLLAALEGLVTAAVLALTALGLSLVFGVMRVVNVAHGEFFMLGAVIAWAVASMVTGNPALGFVAALVVSPLVVGAVAFLSERLVLRRLEYNPEATIVATIGLLYIIQQATLTFYGPEARPVEAPFTYRIQFPWFGYSGYKLFVIAASIVLLVAVWLLLTRTRIGLVMRATQIDREMARAFAIPVERVYAGVFALGAMLAALAAVLIVPIQQAHYLMGLDPLLLSFIVVIIGGLGSLRGTVVAALIIGLSDGIISMFFSPTLAKMIATAAVALVLVFRPQGLFGTAAE, encoded by the coding sequence ATGGCGTTCGGCCCGCATTTCCTGCTCGCCGCGCTTGAGGGCCTCGTAACGGCTGCGGTGCTGGCGCTCACTGCGCTTGGCCTGTCGCTGGTTTTCGGCGTGATGCGCGTCGTCAATGTCGCGCATGGCGAGTTTTTCATGCTGGGCGCGGTCATCGCCTGGGCCGTGGCGTCCATGGTCACGGGAAATCCGGCGCTGGGGTTTGTCGCGGCGCTTGTCGTCAGCCCGCTCGTCGTCGGCGCGGTCGCCTTCCTGTCGGAGCGGCTGGTCCTGCGGCGGCTGGAATACAATCCCGAAGCCACGATCGTCGCCACGATCGGCCTCCTCTACATTATCCAGCAGGCCACGCTCACCTTCTACGGGCCCGAAGCGCGGCCCGTCGAAGCACCGTTCACCTATCGCATCCAGTTTCCGTGGTTCGGCTATTCGGGCTACAAGCTGTTTGTCATCGCGGCGTCCATTGTCCTGCTGGTCGCGGTATGGCTTCTGCTGACGCGGACGCGCATCGGCCTTGTCATGCGCGCAACGCAGATCGACCGCGAAATGGCGCGCGCCTTCGCCATTCCCGTCGAGCGCGTCTATGCGGGCGTGTTCGCGCTGGGAGCCATGCTGGCAGCCCTTGCCGCCGTGCTGATCGTGCCCATCCAGCAGGCGCACTACCTGATGGGCCTCGACCCGCTGCTGCTGTCCTTCATCGTCGTCATCATAGGCGGGCTCGGCTCGCTGCGCGGCACGGTGGTGGCAGCCCTCATCATTGGCCTGTCCGACGGCATCATATCGATGTTCTTTTCGCCCACCCTTGCGAAGATGATCGCGACCGCTGCCGTCGCGCTGGTGCTCGTCTTCCGTCCCCAGGGGCTGTTCGGGACGGCGGCTGAATGA
- a CDS encoding ABC transporter substrate-binding protein has product MTRKSSIILPNKTISRRSALKGIAAAGSLAAAPGFVRYAQAQSSAPIKIGFQAHKTGIGAAYGRWYERTTAAAVKAINDAGGIGGRPIEIITEDDGTDPKRGAEVVAKLANQHQCDLVYGTLFSHVVVASAPVAGELKIPYFVVSEGYHVASGKMNRYCFQPGITDVRSQVTSMAPWVAGNLGKKVTMIYPDYAFGYDHRDYFTPAIKAAGGEVVAQIPIPPTESSFTKYFPQIPAETEVLYHVMVGPAVLTFVKELGEFYGSNKPQLFGFIDSLEAVDINSPGLEFLDGTHFWEGSPRYTQPNDSEGMKAYRAAVGIDDNGAAVGDPKDVSTAAHMFGCWETLYVIKQAMEAAGYQGPADRAKLIEATEAIQGFEEGPEHPQGDKIFDGKLHQVYGHQNISKVQDGKLAVVHRTEIKDGMYEAEGDYTQQAL; this is encoded by the coding sequence ATGACCAGGAAGTCATCTATCATTCTGCCAAACAAGACGATCTCGCGCCGCAGCGCGTTGAAGGGAATTGCAGCCGCCGGATCGCTCGCGGCCGCGCCCGGCTTCGTCCGCTATGCGCAGGCTCAAAGCTCGGCGCCCATCAAGATCGGATTTCAGGCGCACAAAACCGGCATCGGCGCAGCCTATGGCCGCTGGTACGAGCGCACCACTGCCGCCGCAGTGAAGGCGATCAACGATGCGGGCGGCATTGGCGGGCGTCCGATCGAGATCATCACCGAGGATGACGGCACCGATCCCAAGCGCGGCGCGGAAGTCGTCGCCAAGCTCGCCAACCAGCATCAGTGCGACCTCGTCTACGGCACGCTGTTCAGCCATGTCGTCGTGGCATCCGCGCCGGTCGCGGGCGAACTCAAGATTCCCTATTTCGTGGTCAGTGAGGGCTATCACGTCGCGTCCGGGAAGATGAATCGCTATTGCTTCCAGCCGGGCATCACCGATGTGCGCTCGCAGGTTACATCCATGGCGCCGTGGGTGGCCGGAAATCTCGGCAAGAAGGTCACGATGATCTATCCGGACTACGCGTTCGGCTATGACCACCGCGATTATTTCACCCCGGCCATCAAGGCGGCGGGCGGCGAGGTCGTCGCGCAGATTCCGATTCCGCCGACCGAAAGCAGCTTTACCAAATACTTCCCGCAGATCCCGGCCGAAACCGAGGTCCTCTACCATGTCATGGTCGGGCCGGCGGTGTTGACCTTCGTGAAGGAACTGGGCGAGTTCTACGGCTCCAACAAGCCGCAGCTTTTCGGCTTCATCGACTCGCTGGAGGCTGTGGACATCAACAGTCCCGGCCTCGAATTCCTCGACGGCACCCATTTCTGGGAAGGCAGCCCGCGCTATACCCAGCCGAACGATTCCGAGGGCATGAAAGCCTATCGCGCTGCCGTGGGCATCGATGACAACGGGGCCGCCGTGGGCGATCCCAAGGACGTGTCAACCGCCGCCCACATGTTCGGCTGCTGGGAAACGCTCTATGTCATCAAGCAGGCGATGGAGGCCGCAGGCTACCAGGGTCCCGCTGATCGCGCCAAGCTGATCGAGGCCACCGAAGCGATCCAGGGCTTCGAAGAAGGGCCGGAACATCCGCAGGGCGACAAGATCTTCGACGGCAAGCTTCACCAGGTGTACGGCCACCAGAACATCTCGAAGGTGCAGGACGGCAAGCTCGCCGTGGTGCACCGCACCGAGATCAAGGACGGCATGTATGAGGCCGAGGGCGACTACACCCAGCAGGCGCTGTAG
- a CDS encoding D-alanyl-D-alanine carboxypeptidase, with amino-acid sequence MFDVLSFRGNILRFAVALLALLLLSACTTTEAMQSVEPSALTSTENVDDSPRHAVAVVDATSGRMLYSMNANALRHPASLTKMMTLYLLFEALESHRVNLFTMIPVSDHAARQPPTNLRLRAGDQIDVLTAIHALTVKSANDVAVAVGEYLGGSEEQFAAMMTAKARAIGMRNTTFRNASGLHDPEQVTTARDMALLGISLRRRFPDKFQYFSATSFDFRGKLVRGHNDLLGRVDGVDGIKTGYVRASGFNIVTSVRSGGKSLVVVVMGGQTARIRDDEVKGLIATYMGQPSLALQP; translated from the coding sequence TTGTTCGACGTCTTGAGCTTCAGGGGAAACATTCTTCGTTTCGCAGTCGCGCTGCTCGCGCTTCTGCTGCTGTCTGCCTGCACCACGACCGAGGCCATGCAGAGCGTCGAGCCTTCTGCGCTGACGTCCACCGAGAATGTGGACGACTCGCCACGCCATGCGGTCGCCGTCGTCGATGCCACATCGGGGCGGATGCTCTATTCGATGAACGCGAACGCCCTTCGGCATCCGGCATCGCTTACGAAGATGATGACGCTCTACCTGCTGTTCGAAGCGTTGGAGAGCCATCGCGTCAATCTCTTCACGATGATTCCAGTTTCAGACCACGCTGCGCGCCAACCTCCGACCAATCTGCGCCTGCGTGCGGGTGACCAGATCGATGTTCTCACGGCGATCCACGCGTTGACGGTCAAATCGGCCAATGACGTTGCAGTTGCCGTCGGAGAATATCTGGGCGGCAGCGAAGAACAGTTTGCCGCGATGATGACCGCCAAGGCGCGCGCAATCGGGATGCGAAACACAACTTTCCGCAACGCATCCGGCCTGCACGACCCCGAGCAGGTGACGACCGCCCGTGACATGGCTCTGCTCGGCATATCGCTGCGTCGCCGCTTCCCCGACAAGTTCCAGTACTTTTCCGCCACGAGCTTCGACTTCCGGGGCAAGCTCGTGCGCGGCCACAACGATCTGCTCGGCAGGGTCGACGGCGTCGACGGCATCAAGACAGGCTATGTCCGCGCATCCGGCTTCAACATAGTCACTTCCGTTCGGTCCGGCGGAAAGAGCCTTGTCGTCGTGGTGATGGGCGGCCAGACGGCGCGCATCAGGGACGACGAGGTCAAGGGCCTGATCGCAACCTATATGGGCCAACCATCCCTCGCCCTGCAGCCATAG
- a CDS encoding YifB family Mg chelatase-like AAA ATPase: MVSRVHTVAFQGIEALPVDVQVMIAPGKVGMQIVGLPDKAVAESRERVQAALHASGLSMPAKRVTINLAPADLPKEGSHYDLPIALGLMAAMGAIPADALSGFVVLGELALDGTIAEVAGVLPAAIAANAQDRGLICPAACGPEAAWAGTDIDILAPHSLISAANHFRGTQVLSRPVPSIQHMDAKAMPDLADIKGQETARRALEVAAAGGHNLLMSGPPGSGKSMLAARLPSILPSLEPRELLEVSMIASIAGLLAGGKLSDRRPFRAPHHSASMAAMVGGGSRARPGEVSLAHNGVLFLDEFPEFSPAVLDSLRQPLETAECMIARANHRVSYPARIQLVAAMNPCRCGMAGEPGHTCARGPRCQSEYQARISGPLLDRLDIRVDVPAVSASDLVRPGRSETSAAVAERVARARAAQRTRYAALGVPLATNAHCSASLIEQVAAPDGPGMALLSDASEKLGFSARAYHRVLRVARTLADLDGSAGVGRIHLAEAISYRLPSERMMQAA, translated from the coding sequence ATGGTTTCGCGCGTGCACACGGTCGCCTTTCAGGGCATTGAGGCTTTGCCCGTCGACGTGCAGGTCATGATCGCTCCGGGCAAGGTGGGCATGCAGATCGTCGGACTGCCCGACAAGGCCGTCGCGGAAAGCCGCGAGCGGGTACAGGCTGCGCTGCATGCGTCGGGCCTTTCCATGCCGGCCAAGCGCGTCACGATCAACCTTGCTCCCGCCGATCTTCCGAAGGAGGGCAGCCACTATGACCTGCCCATCGCGCTCGGATTGATGGCCGCGATGGGGGCAATCCCGGCAGACGCCCTTTCCGGCTTCGTCGTCCTGGGAGAGCTGGCGCTCGACGGCACCATCGCGGAAGTCGCGGGCGTGTTGCCCGCCGCGATTGCCGCCAATGCGCAGGACCGAGGATTGATCTGCCCCGCCGCCTGTGGCCCGGAAGCGGCATGGGCGGGGACGGATATCGACATTCTCGCGCCGCACAGCCTGATCTCGGCTGCCAATCACTTTCGCGGAACGCAGGTGCTGTCGCGGCCCGTTCCCTCAATCCAGCATATGGACGCCAAGGCGATGCCCGACCTTGCAGACATAAAGGGGCAGGAAACTGCGCGCCGCGCGCTCGAAGTGGCGGCGGCCGGCGGGCATAACCTGCTGATGTCTGGGCCGCCCGGTTCGGGCAAATCCATGCTGGCGGCGCGCCTGCCCTCAATCCTCCCATCGCTGGAACCGCGCGAACTACTGGAAGTGTCGATGATTGCATCGATCGCCGGCCTGCTTGCCGGCGGCAAGCTCAGCGACAGGCGACCCTTCAGGGCGCCGCACCATTCTGCGTCGATGGCGGCAATGGTGGGCGGCGGGTCGCGCGCACGTCCCGGTGAAGTTTCTCTCGCCCACAACGGCGTGCTGTTCCTGGACGAATTTCCTGAGTTTTCGCCTGCCGTGCTCGATTCCCTGCGGCAGCCTCTCGAAACAGCCGAATGCATGATCGCCCGCGCAAACCACCGCGTTTCCTACCCGGCGCGCATCCAGCTCGTGGCGGCCATGAACCCTTGCCGATGCGGCATGGCGGGTGAGCCGGGTCATACCTGCGCGCGTGGGCCCCGCTGCCAGAGCGAATATCAGGCCCGAATCTCGGGGCCGTTGCTCGACCGGCTCGACATTCGGGTGGATGTGCCGGCGGTTTCCGCATCGGACCTCGTCCGTCCCGGACGTAGTGAAACGAGCGCGGCGGTCGCCGAAAGGGTGGCGCGGGCACGCGCAGCGCAGCGCACCCGCTATGCCGCGCTCGGCGTTCCCCTCGCCACGAACGCGCATTGCTCGGCATCCCTGATCGAGCAGGTAGCCGCGCCGGATGGTCCCGGCATGGCGCTCTTGTCCGATGCAAGCGAAAAGCTCGGCTTCTCCGCCCGCGCCTATCATCGGGTGCTTCGGGTGGCGCGAACGCTGGCCGATCTTGACGGCAGCGCCGGCGTCGGGCGCATCCATCTTGCCGAGGCGATATCCTATCGCTTGCCGAGCGAACGGATGATGCAGGCCGCCTGA